The sequence below is a genomic window from Aspergillus nidulans FGSC A4 chromosome V.
GCTCCTGTTAGTGATGTGATATAGAAATGCTTCTTGTTAATATTgctatatatagatatatcaAAATCCTGGTTATCTAGTTGGCTGAAAGACAGCAGGTCTGCCTTTGCTGTAGGTGCATATTAGACATCTGGAACCTCTATCCCATGAACTAATACAGTTCCGATTCCAATAATCTGATGCATATAACCACCGACATCATCTATAAATGCCTTGTGGTCTTGGAGGTTGCTGAAAATATAATACTTATTAGATATATGGAAGACTGTACTGGTGTCTAAAAGCCATTGGGGCTCCTTATTAAGATAGGCTCTTTAACAGATATGGCAATTGAGTTGGCTTGCGGATGGTTCCGTAGGACTAGCTCCTGTCCTGTTAGTTGTTGGTtcttattattattagaGGTTCCAGATGCTTGGTTTCCAGACGCTTGGTTTCCGAGTGCTTGGTTTCCATGGCGTTTAGGCGCCTTTTCAGGATGCAATGTCCAACAATTATCAGCCTTATGATATCCTTTGCCGCATGCTTGACATAGGGTTTCTGTACGTGTAGGCTTTGACTCCTGATCATCGCGTTTTGCTCGGGAAGGATCCTTTTGCTCTGTGAGGCTCGTACGATATTTATTTTCAAGCCTGAACTCTTGCGGATCCTGTGGGATATATTTATtgttggaggatgctgatCAAGCCACTAATTGGTCTGCCAATGCTGCAATATCTAGGTTTTTGATTGGTCCACGGCCGCAGGAGAAGAACTTGTCAAGTTTTGTATAAATAAAGCTTTGTTGCCATAGGCCTAGGGAGCATAGGAAGATATCATGAAAAATGTTATCAAAGATTAGGTTCATACATTTGAGCTTTGCTCCaatttgttgaggatccCGGATCATTGCCGGATAATTGCCTTGTGGGTTAATGTCAAGCAAGGCTTTGACAGTCATAAGACGCTCTTCGGCTGTTGATAGGCCATATGTTGATGTTATTCTGGCCCATAGTTCTGCCGCTAATGTAGAGTCTTCCCAGCTAATTGTTTCTTGTACGTGCGGCGTAATTGACTGGAGAATCCTTGTATATATAATCTTATTTTTGTATCCCAGCAGGCAATATTGATTTCATTGCTGTTATTAGGTGGGTTAGTTTGGTCAAGGATATTCTTAGCTTTAATCATATGGGCGTCCCTTAGGATAGAATCGCGCTATTTGGTATAGTTATCTCGGCCCTGCAAAACAGGCTGTTTTTGGGTTCTGAATCTTGAGTTGGCTAGTTTCTGAATATCTTGTTGCTTGTAATATATCAAATCTCGCTGCTGTATTTCTGCATTTCGATCATAGGGAGCAATTTAATTAATTTCTTGGTATAAGTATTGGGTAGGAGACTGTTATTGCTCTGTACATGTCTCGCGTCTTACCTCATCGCGTACTTGCTTAGTTATCTCCTCGCGTATTTGGCGAAGTAATCCTGGTAGGATATTTTCCATTGTGGCTGGTTCGTCCGGTTGGTCTTCGTCCGCCATATCGTTTGATATCTGGTTGTCAGCAGAGAATGATGTTTCCGGCTTGTATGTACAATGCCTTCTCGTCATTTGGAACGGTACGTCGTTTGATTTGTTGCCTTGTAAAGCTTTTAGCGGCATCCTAGCGATCCCAGCAAAAGGTGCCTTGTGATCCTGATTCAGGTGAGTACACAGGTGAGGCGGCGGGTAAAATATGTCGGGTGTCTCGCTAAGTTGCACGTGATCAAATTAAGAGTCATCTGAACCACAGTGTCATTTACCCGTCAATTCAGAATTTCATCTGCTTACCGTACACATTGAAGCTGCGATCATCAGGCCTGCAACTAGTTTTCAATCATTTTTGACTGGAAAAAAGGTTCCTACAATGTCTTTGATTGGACAGAACAAATGGTTCAAAAAATATAAAGAAGAAGTGAAAAGTGGCAAGCTTGACTTGCCTGCTTTGGAATTCGTGAGGCTTCATTATCACTACATTATCAATTAACTACTTGCTAAGTCCTTACTGCGTCAAGGATGCGAATCAGAATGTTGTCATATACTATGGTGAAGTCTTCTGTCGCTACGAAGATTGTGTGAAGAATCGCGTGGGTATTCAACTATTTTCTAGCTGTTTGTCAACTGTTCATTAACTGTTTTACAACTACTTAGTCGCCATTCTCTACCACTAATAATCTCCGAACCCATCTCCGCGATCAGCATGACTGTAAATTAGAGGAGAGCAAAGGGGGTCGCAATGCTCACAAGACGATTAATCTGGGCATACATGAGGATCTCCAACTACCTGGCAACTGCTTTCTAACTACTTAGAATGGTACAAGGGCCTCTTCTCCGAGCAAGATGCACACCGGCCAGTTGCCCTTGAAGATAAACATGAAGCCGTTCAGCAGCAAATTATCAGCAATCTACAAACCCAGTCCAAGTCAGACCTGTCCGCGGCCCTACCTTCCCTGCCCTGAAAGAAGGATGGAACAGTAAGATTAATTACCTGTTAGCTACTTTATAGCTGCTTGCTAACTACTCAGGTTCATATTTCTAACATGCGCAAGAAGGTCAAAGAGCTGGGCCATATCATACCCTGCAATAAATATCCATCTGCTAAGGACTGCTACAAGGATCAGAATACCTGTGAGCACTTCCATTATTTTGAGAATGATCtagaggaggacgaggacaaaGACAAAGAATGAGATACATCTTCGTAGTAACTAGAAGTTCTGTCAGGCGTTATGGAGCTTGAATTATCAGAAGTTCTCTAATAAGTTACCAGTTAGTTTATAGCTAGTTATGAATCAATTTCCTGCAGTTTCTTCTGTCTTTCCATAAGCTctaattccttctccttattttgaagctgcaaaaCCTGAAtttcttcctgttcttttttCAGCTTCATCTTAAtttgctccagctccaagGCCTGCCGCTGTTCCTCAAAAGATAATGTATCCTCTGAGGGTCTTATAAGGctttctgaagaagatgacctaACCATTTATAAGGTGGTTAGCAAGTAGATACTAAGTGATTGCTAAGCATTGGCAGAGATATTATCCACACACCAGATTAACCTTGGTTGTGATCGTGACGTACAACCAGATCGTGAAGATAAAtgtgctgatgatgactgaCAGTGTTTTCGAGATTCTAGAATAGTTAATTGCTGATATAATATATTGATAGAGAATATACCTACCTTCACAAGCTAAATAGCGTAGGTAATTAGCTTCCATATTCGCTGTCCTATACAAGTGATGAACTCCAAAGTAGTCATGGTTTTGATACTAAATAATATcttgcttgtcaagctttgcAGAGCTATATTAATGCAAGTAGTTAGTTTGTGATTAGGAGGTGGTTAGGAAGTAGTTAGTAAGCCAATAACTTACTTCTGAACAGCCTCAATTAATGAAAGCTGTTTACCACCAGCATTTGCATTATGGTGTGACTGCTCTGCTGAATTAGTATAATTCCATATAGAATCATACAAAGATGATGGAATCCTAGAGCAGTTTTTGTTAAGCCCAGCTTTAATAACTGCATTCTTTTTATAG
It includes:
- a CDS encoding uncharacterized protein (transcript_id=CADANIAT00002994) gives rise to the protein MCTDHKAPFAGIARMPLKALQGNKSNDVPFQMTRRHCTYKPETSFSADNQISNDMADEDQPDEPATMENILPGLLRQIREEITKQVRDESITPHVQETISWEDSTLAAELWARITSTYGLSTAEERLMTVKALLDINPQGNYPAMIRDPQQIGAKLKCLWQQSFIYTKLDKFFSCGRGPIKNLDIAALADQLVA